A stretch of DNA from Streptomyces sp. NBC_01197:
AAACAGCCGAAGAGATCCTCGACTCGCTCGCCCGCTTCTGCCAACGGATCTCTGGCGCAGGACATAGTGCGGTTGCGGTGCGGTGTTCCTCATCGGCGAGACGGGCGGCCATCGGCCGGTGCCACGCGCTGATGGCTGTACGACCCCTGCGGTGCGGGGGGGGGCGATGTCACGGGTCGGCCCAAGGGGCTGGCCCGGCTCAGGCTTGGCCGGTCTCGAAGCGGCTGATCTTGCCGCCGGTGACGGTGAAGGTCCATCGCGTGCGCATGCTGCCCCAGGTGGAGTTGGTGTAGACGGCGGTGAGGGTGCGTCCGTCGGAGGAGGCGCTCTCGACGTCCATGCGGCCGTTCGAGGTGAAGATCTCCTTCTCCGTCCACAAGGACAGTTCGCGGTCGGTGCCGTCGTCGGACATGGTGGCGTCCGGGGTGAGGGCGGCGAAGAAGGCGTCGCGGTCGCCGGTGTTGAGGGCGTCGACGAACGCGGCCACGGCGGGATCGGTGAGCTGGGCGGTCATGGGTCCCTCCGGGGGTCGGTGCGGGAGAAGGACGACCGGCCCGGCAGGCGGCGGATGATCGCGTCGCCCGTCGGGCCGGCGTCGGTCAGCGGGTGGTGTAGCCGCCGTTGAGGAAGAGGGTCTGGCCATTGGCCCACCAGCCGTCGGTTAGCAGGTGCCGGATCCACGGCACGATGTTCTCGATCTTGGTGAGGTCGCCGTTCATCGCGGACGACTTGTGGTAAGCGACGGAGTCGTCATCCTCCGCCGGGTAGAAGAAGGGGGTGTCCATCGGTCCCGGGGCGATGGTGTTGACCGAGATGTTCCGGCCGAACAGCTCCTTCGACAGGGCCCGGGTGAAGTGCTCGACCGGGGCCTTGCTGCCCGCGTACGACGAGTACAGGCCTGTGTAGGCGGCCAGCAGTGAGGTGACGATCGTGATGATTTTCCCGCCGTCCTCGATCCGGCGGGCGGCCTCTCGCATCACGAAGAACGCGGCCTTGGAGTTGACCGCGAACATGCGGTCGTACTCCTCCTCCGTGATCTCGGTGAGCGGCTTCTTCAGGACCATGCCGGCGGTGTTGATGCTGTAGTCGAGCCGGCCGAACCGGTTCACGACCTCATCGAAGACCCGCTCGACCTCGGAGACCTGGGTCAGGTCGGCCTGGACTGCGAACGCCTCGCCCGGCCCCTTGTTGATCTGCGCGACGACATCCTCGGCTTTGGCCCGAGAGGAGTCGCTGTTGTAGTGCACCGCGACCAGAGCGCCCTCCGCGCCCAGCGTGGTGCTGATCAGCCCGCCGAGGTTGCGGGATGCGCCGCCGACGAAGGCGACCTTGCCGTTGAGCGTCTTGTCCGGGGTGTTGACCATGACGGCCCTCCTGCGGCGTTCCGAATGGGGACGGGGCACGCCCTGGCGGACACCGAAGGCATGCCATGTCCCACAGACTCACACCGGAAGGGGTGGCGCATCTTGAACGATCCGATCACCGGTGGAACAAACCGCCCCTTGACCTCCCGCGGGATCGTCAGAGCCCGTCGTTGCCGTCCCGCAGCACCTGCGGGGTGGTGCCCTCATGGCGCCGCATCATCCGCGTCAGGTGGCTCTGATCGGCGAATCCCGCCTCCGCCGCGATTTCTGCGATCGGCCTGCTGGACCGTGTCAGCTCACGCCGCGCGTGCTCCAGGCGTCGCTGCATCACGTACTGGTGGGGGGACTGTCCGGTCGACACCTTGAAGACCCGCGCGAAGTGGGACTCGCTCACACCCGCCACGGCTGCCAGTTCCGCCAATGTGACCTTCTGGGAGAGGTTGGCGTGGATGAAGTCCACGACCTCGGCCAGACGGCGCGGTGACAGCCCACCCGCACGGACCGGCGCTGTACCGCCTTCACCTGCGACGCGCAGCACCACTGCCGCGGCGGCCTGGACCAGCGACTGTGCATACAGCGCGTCCACCGGGCCGGGGCCTGCATACTCCGCCACCAGCCGCTCCACCAGCATCTTCAGCAGCGGATCGGTGAAATGGAACCGCGGGACGAGCTCGACCGGACCTCTGGCCCCGCCTTCGGCTGCCAGCTTCTCCAGCCACACCGGATCGATCCCTAGCAGCAGCAGCTCAACCTCGTCCTGCCATCGAGGCCGCGACGCCCACCCAGCCGGATTGACCAGCGCCTCTCCGGTATGGAACCGCTCCCGGCGAGCCGCCCCGTCTGCCGACCAGCGCAGATTAGCCGACCGGCCGGTATAGACCACGAGTACGTGCACCGGCGGGCCCACCGGCAACGGTGCGACGTCCGAGACCCCTGCAGCGGGCTCTATCGCCCGCTCCGCCACCGCGTGGCCGAGATCGGCGCCACTGGTGGACAGACATCGCAGATGGGGCTTGATATGCGAAACGCTCACCACACCAGTATGAGGCTTCAGGTTGCGACGGCCTGATACGAGGGGGGAGACGGCGGGGCCGGAGGTACTGAGAACCGGGGGCACATCAGGGAGTTCAATCCCAAGTTTCAACGAGTGTTGGCGGCGTTGCTTTCTCCGACGGGGACTGACCGCCAGGCGGAAGCCGCTTTTCCCGTGGGCCGGCCGCGTCTTGATCATATTTCGGCCCCTTTGGCTGAAAAGCGCTGGTCGCCGGGCGGGTTCAGATCATGGTGAGGTCGCGTTCGATCGCCGCCATGGCTACCGACAGGGCGCCGATCCAGGTGGGCAACTGCTCACGGTCGAACCTCGCGGTCGGCAGAGCGAGGGAAAGTGCTGCCGGGGTGCCCGACGGATCGCGAACGACCACTCCGAGCGCGGTGAGTCCGGTCTCGGTGAGCTGGTCGTTGATCGCGAATCCGCGCTTGCGGACCAAGCCGAGCTCGCGGCGAAGCTTGGGCAGGTCAACGCCGTCGACACTGTCATACAACGCAGTCAGCTCATCGGCGGGAAACGTCGCCAGGATCGCCTTGCCGCCCGATGCGAGGTGAGCAGGCAGGGAGCGGCCGGCCCGGTCCCCGACTCTCAGGATTTGTTCGCATTCGACCGTGGCGATGAAACGGACCTCGGGTCCGGCCATCACCATCAGGTTTGTCGACTCCTGCACCCGATCCACCAGTTGGTGCATATGGGGCAGGGCCGTCTGCCGCAGGAGGGCGACTGGAGCCTCCGACACCGCGCTGGGGTGCAGCGCCTTTCCCGCTCGGTAGAGCCGGTCCGGTCCCTGCTCCGCGAAGTCCCGGTAGACCAGCATCGCCAGCAGGCGGTGCGCTGTGGACGCCGAGACCCCCAGGCGTTCGGCCGCGTCCGTCACTCGCAGCGGCCCCTCCTGCTGGAGCAGGGACGCCAGATGCAGAGCGTGGTCGACCGACTCGATGGCGTAGGCGGGTTTGTTCTTCATAGCAGAAAAACCTATCCCACTATGAGGAAATGTCGGCAGTCTCCCTGCCATGACGCAGACCACATACCCGGCGGCACGCGGGACCGCGTCCCTCGTGACCGCTCTGTGCTGGGTGACACCTGGCTGGACCACCAGATCACCTGCCAACCTGAGCTGCACCCCCAGCAGGTCAGCCTCCTGGCCCAGCTCACCGCCCAACACCCCCACGCTCACCCGCACGCGATGCTGCTCCATCCTCCTTCCGGCCCCCGTATGTACGCCTTCCACCGAGGCCTACGAGCCGCC
This window harbors:
- a CDS encoding nuclear transport factor 2 family protein; the encoded protein is MTAQLTDPAVAAFVDALNTGDRDAFFAALTPDATMSDDGTDRELSLWTEKEIFTSNGRMDVESASSDGRTLTAVYTNSTWGSMRTRWTFTVTGGKISRFETGQA
- a CDS encoding AraC family transcriptional regulator translates to MSVSHIKPHLRCLSTSGADLGHAVAERAIEPAAGVSDVAPLPVGPPVHVLVVYTGRSANLRWSADGAARRERFHTGEALVNPAGWASRPRWQDEVELLLLGIDPVWLEKLAAEGGARGPVELVPRFHFTDPLLKMLVERLVAEYAGPGPVDALYAQSLVQAAAAVVLRVAGEGGTAPVRAGGLSPRRLAEVVDFIHANLSQKVTLAELAAVAGVSESHFARVFKVSTGQSPHQYVMQRRLEHARRELTRSSRPIAEIAAEAGFADQSHLTRMMRRHEGTTPQVLRDGNDGL
- a CDS encoding SDR family oxidoreductase, producing the protein MVNTPDKTLNGKVAFVGGASRNLGGLISTTLGAEGALVAVHYNSDSSRAKAEDVVAQINKGPGEAFAVQADLTQVSEVERVFDEVVNRFGRLDYSINTAGMVLKKPLTEITEEEYDRMFAVNSKAAFFVMREAARRIEDGGKIITIVTSLLAAYTGLYSSYAGSKAPVEHFTRALSKELFGRNISVNTIAPGPMDTPFFYPAEDDDSVAYHKSSAMNGDLTKIENIVPWIRHLLTDGWWANGQTLFLNGGYTTR
- a CDS encoding IclR family transcriptional regulator, which codes for MKNKPAYAIESVDHALHLASLLQQEGPLRVTDAAERLGVSASTAHRLLAMLVYRDFAEQGPDRLYRAGKALHPSAVSEAPVALLRQTALPHMHQLVDRVQESTNLMVMAGPEVRFIATVECEQILRVGDRAGRSLPAHLASGGKAILATFPADELTALYDSVDGVDLPKLRRELGLVRKRGFAINDQLTETGLTALGVVVRDPSGTPAALSLALPTARFDREQLPTWIGALSVAMAAIERDLTMI